DNA sequence from the Nicotiana tomentosiformis chromosome 3, ASM39032v3, whole genome shotgun sequence genome:
tgccacatcaatataactccagccactactgcgcaatccgtgtacccaaatatgggagatgtctcaaggaagagaaccatattgcaagttcaacaagcacaactacaactgtaatgctataagctcattatatatagtagaaccaagacacacaaatttaataacagtaaccatctcttctagagctcacattaacatcactcgcacggacaactcacgtgctatagtatcaatacctggacccaaacgggcaactcacgtgccaaaaatatcagtacatggatcctcacggacaactcacgtgctaataacataatccgcctagcATGGTCACAGGACTctaatccaagcatatcatacatgagtaatcaaataagtacacatgaaccatcgtaactgaccacaactccagcactcgcatgtttatcacatccttcatgcacgttcatcccactaggaatattttcataattcttccatgccacatatcAATAACTCGTATATCAGTACTCTATTAACAAGGAGAGTATCGTAATACCAATGCACctccgtaaatcaaaacacaatgcccctttCAACCACACACCCTTATCAAGGATTGCCGAGaaactataacattcatctaaatatataacactgacCATTCCGTCCataattcgtgatcttcctttcaagaatgaactgccacctcgtacatataaatctaaattctgcacaacacaccacatctaacATGCCATCATGTGATAAGCAcaaaaatctcattatcaactctgagtcaccagcaaattacatacccagcTAGTTAGAAAcattcctcttgcttccttccaggagaaaatcacaatacacaacacgttttccACACTAGTagaaatatccggttcaaaccatggtagaaaccaccaagaacactttgaaattcaactgcacataaccaagctattagaactaaattcctctaactcgaccaaatcacgtaggtcaccaaaacccaagaatattgccaccaaaatatctaTAGAGTcttaccacatcataattacccctataaataccacaaccgaaacacccactctgaaaataccttatttgagtctaaggctgtttcattcaccttcctgataccgaaatataaaatccataatgatatacaaaaatgccacaagtctcgacaccatccaacttaaatctcagaatTTTGCCATAAACAAAtctgccaaaaattctcaattgttacatattaatctcgaatccattagaactttctctaGAGTCatcccctttgttcaaatccacattacaccgcccaaatgtgccaaaagacacgtgccccatcagcacaacaacactcaaagaagtaactctactttaatactacctatcaaattcatactccgtgtacactacatcattcacaaataacagctcactcatcccacgattttcatatactcataaagcacaatataactcgtatccagaaatttcctcaCTCGAGTCATTCCCGaatccacctctgcaagtcatctctgattcccaagtatactttagaccaaacaaaaatttgacacataaccatgaattgaattgtcaatagcatgctcccccacttggctcaaagctatagattaaaatatttgataactcacaatacccatgctttattactgccttaataccgcagtcagttcaacgaaaattcttctcaagctcaagacacaccaaccataaaataccccaatcatccgctaatctcgcattcattctcttaacattcaagtcaactttctcaaccagattcaaattcaagtctcaacacatacgccccgctggcagaaaagaaactctctattcacatcataaggaacacacctacatagattaattcgcaggagataacccgtctgcttagtctcaaattggtatcttgttataccctttagtaaccacaattactatgaaatcacttaatctttctgagtccaaactcattaaccaaacacgagaatttaattttccccaaaatttaacaacgtgaaagatctttcaaagtATTCACACTTGAGATTgtatgtcacatcaaaacaaaaataacgCACCCagtggccttcctttacatttcaaggaaacacttctcgtcacattcaaatagtcttaacacatcccgcaattaCATCATATATActtatcacaaagccattctaccactcatcgagccataaattccactcgtaaGGACATTACCGTACATATGAGCccaaatgtacatgttacaactgaagctaccgagcctaagttgtggtctaaacttggcctcaagtcttccagactggcctatcaccaaaatacagaatacacatcttgaacatCGTTCATGAAATCACAAACCGGCGATGCaaagctgatactgagcgctcatgtgcgcatacgaatgcgtgaaaggaattcaaagagttatgtttcaagctgaatcaattccgcatgatagaatacaagaaaatgaaattttcatAAGGTTTTAGCagcctctaaaagataagtacagacgtctccgtaccgatccgtaagactctactaaacctgctcatgactcgtgagacctatgtcacctaaagctctgatatcaacttgtcacgatccaaactctcacctatcgtgatggcgcctatctcaatactaggcaagccgaaaatctcaataatccaccatatcttttaaatttgaaaacaaataattaatttcaacggaagaaaatctcacaatttcaaatataacactcccaaaacctggtgtcactgagtacatgagcatctaatgtgaatacaatgtttgactgataaaaaccactgcctgtaagtatagaacagtacaataactgaaggaaagagagacaaggtcagcggacgccaagcagctaccttgatagtctccaactgatagtactctgaaatctaacaatctccgtgtccgaaagcacctggatctacacacgaggtgcagagtatagtatgagtacaactaactcaataagtaacaagactaacctctgggctgaaagaaatgatgagctccgcaggtacagtccagtaaaagtaATGGCACAGAAATGTAGGCaagctttcaagtttaacagttaaactcagtacaagtgaaatagatcaatactgcatgatatgaggaatatgacatctcagtagaaagacctcatgtaaatactggtcacaaattatccagTCACTCGGTAccgtttatggccaatccagcccaagggtgttccaacccgtatataattacacatcgactgatagtcagtcactcagtaccgtataaggctaaTCCATCCCTGGGATAACTTATCCCTAtatataaatgatactgacaagatccatgtccaaatAGCTCATTACAATACaattaagtaaggcaagtccatgccttgggaaaatccattccaaatatatatatataagtagtaagtaaggcaagtccatgccctggaaaatccatcccgaatatcgatgatcatctatgctcattgggggtgtgtacagactccggaggggctccttcagcccaagcgtaatacaaagctaatatggcctactacaggcgagcagtcccgatccgtataataacaaagcctataaggcctgctgcagcgggcatccccgatccataaaatagtaaaatcaataaggcctgttgcaggcgggcaaccccgatccataaaatagtaaagccaataaggcctgctgtaggcgggcagccccgatccagaacaataataatgtataaagccattctggcctgctgcaggcgggcagccccaatccatttaataataacatatataaagccaatggCCTGCTGCGTTGCGTAGCTCAATCCcttaaatatcctcacaatggacaattattaccgagtgtgaaatatatatttttgaacaattaattcaacaataacacgaccccatgggtcccaaaatattggcacgtagcctaaacatgatatttaataggagcctcagcttaatttctctaacacgtggagaatgttcagataataacatgattcattaatcttacaattgcacaggatttattcaagacacaatttatatagtacgcgtccacatgctcgtcacctatcgtgtatgtcacctccaaacaatttatatcataccaaattcggagattcataccctcagaaccaagtttagaagtgttacttaccttaaaccgtgtaattctttactccgctatgcctttgccttgtgaattgacctccaaacgcctcgaatctagccataattaattcgattcagtcaataaaatttattagaattaattccataagaaaatactaatttctcataaaatccgaaatttaactcaaaacttATCCGTGGGGcctacatctcggaacccgacaaaagttataaaatatagaagctcattcaactacgagtctgaccatactaaatttattaaaatccgaccctcaaatctttaatttaaaccaatagggttttcaaacttttttaacttaattcaccaattaaatgacaaaaacaaccatggattcgggtaatttaaccaatattgagttaagaaaacttaccccattgttttccttaaaaaactcccgaaaattgcctctttccgagctccaatccgtcaaaaactgcTTAAACTCTCTGTcgagacctctcttcttcgcgaacgcgacaggtccctcgcgttcgcgaagcacaaaatgtacttcccaatatttgctcttcgcaaaCACGAGATACTGCTCGCGAACGAGATGCTTTACggagctccccttcgcgaacgcgaaggcaaaatacccatgcccactatttttcctttcgcgaacgcgatacccaaaCGCGAACGCGGTGAACAACCTCGTATGACTCCAGcctctcttcgcgaacgcgagaccctctcgcgaacgcgaaggaaaaatcttgcctgcctcaaattccccttcgtgaacgcgagggcccactcgcgaacgcgaagaaggaaaccagaaaaatacaccagcagtcttcagccaacatgctaagtccaaaatcgacCTGTTAACctaccgaaactcacccgagtccctcgggacctcaaccaaatataccaacaagtcctaaaacatcatacgaacttagtcgaagtctcgaatcacatcaaacaacgctaaaaccacgaatcgcacctcaattcaagcctaatgaactttgaaacttccaatttctacaaacgactccagaacatatcaaatcacgttcgattgacttcaaattttgcacacaagtcataaatgacataacgaaactattcaaatttccagaatcctaTTTCaagcccgatatcaaaaagtcaaccccctggtcaaacttttcaaaaattcaactttcggcatttgaagtctaattccactacggacctccaaaaatatttccgaacacgcttctaagtccaaaatcaccatacggagctattggaattatcataattcaaatccgaggtcgtttatacataagtccacatccggtcaattatttcaacttaagcttccaagctaactccgaaatatcttaaaaccaaaaccgacaattcacacaagttataatacctcgtaggaattTTTCAAGagttcaaatagttgaaaggagcgtaaatgctcaaaacaaccggacGGGTCGTTACGCAAAGATTGGTCATATCCATCCTCACAATTACTCAATTTGGACGATATATTCCAATATACGATACCTTTAGGATTCTCTTGTACTAAGATTTCTATAATTTCTAATGACATACAAATTtgttaatatattaaaaataccTCCACAGATAAAACCAAACCTAATGCAAGTATACCATTATGACTAAGCCTTAATCATAACTTGTTGATATTACTTATATGTACTAGTTTTTGGATATGTATGTTGCACGTGAGTCCCATacaattaatataaatatttttttccaatttCTGTGATTTAAAATGGTACAAACACACTATTAATTATTGTGGTTTGATTTGAAAAACGAGCAATTTCAACTGGAAATATATATGATTGTCttaatatttaaaaaagaaaaagtaattaTAAAGGTGTACAATTATATATCACCAATTTTATGATGCAGCAATCCAAGTAACATGTTAAAACGATTGTAACACAAAATTAAGACTTAATAGAAAATAAGAATTTGATACCCattcaaaataataaaatgtTACAATTAGAAAGAACCCATGCATCTATAGCAGAGGCGGATCTAAGATTTGAAGGTAGTGGGtgccataatttcttttaatgtaTACCTTATAATGACTAATATGAAATTTGTTAGGAATGTTTATTCGATTTTTTTGAGTTTATTCGGATCAACTTAATAGGTATTTTTAATTTGCAAATACAAAAATTACATCTCAGATATTAAAAAATAGACGTAATTATCATTTTAAATAAGGAATCATACCTTTATTATAACAACACAAGTAAAACCAATATTTTTACTAGGAAATtagatcctttttttttttgtatattaaaaataaatttacacaagtaagataACATCTTCAATAACGGGATTACATCAATCAgaataagaattttttttaaaatatcttcaatagataaattataccccacaaatatagaattaaataaactacaagttctcaaaaatcaaaatcatAAATCTCATATTTTTTAAGCAATGCTTACGAATTTTTTGTCATAATTTAATAGTAAAGTGATTTAAATTATACTTAATAACcatagaataacataaatttttatgatataataaaaaaagatgaatttttttttatctcaATCAAAAATTCCCATTAAGACTAAAACTCATGAATTTGAGATTAAGAGGAATGTTTATTTTatagaattttataattttggagtCTCTTTTTGAGTGTTCTCGTTAGAGACCACATATAAATAATagaataaagagaaaaaaatacaaaaaataatgaAACGATAAATAGAAAATTGGGAGGTAGCCGAAAAGAAAAATGGCCGgaacaaaaagaaataaaagcaCACGAAAAGGGAAAGTCGGACAAGGTTCAAGATAATTTTTAACTTGAATTTTACACACGAGAAAAGCTTTCAAAAATATCTACCAGCCATGTCACCTTTGTCTAATTTACGGTTGCAGGTGGTAGGATAAGATATTTAACCGAATTTGAGAAAATTCAACATAAGTTATAAAAGATTTATCATCTTAGCAGGTGCCATGCCACCCCACGGTAAAAGGGTGGATTCGCCCCTGATCTATAGGATTAAAACACAATTATGTACCGCAGATCGTAGAAGAAAAGCGTTGAGGCAAACTCAGGCACATTTCAACATACAAGTAGTGAACATGATGCTAACTATGGCATTTGTTAAACAGTGATCCATAGGCGCATGCCATATTTGTAAATAAAGTTCCAAGTGTAAGTCAAatagaaaataatttaattttctattcatTCATCCCAACAAATGATTAATAATAGTGAATAGTGTTGCTtaacaaaaattatcaaaaatcAAAGTATACAATTTCATAAATACTCATAGgaagtaaaaaaggaaaaaacaaattACCTGGTAAATCTGTAGATTTCCTATATTGTTTCTTTTAATGGTGATGGCTATGCATATTACTGATCTATATCTGTTTACCCGgaaaatcggatatagttgaatttataagtggttttaagaatATGTGATATAGTctgacataaatcgtacgtagaagtgAAAATGTTTGGATTCTTGGCTATAGAAAtgagatataaattattgaactagAAGAGTGAGTATGTTATTCAAAAAACttaagagatttattcttcaataaatagaagtagtcTGTTCTTGCAATGTGTCCTCTGCTTACAAGGATTTCTCCCTCTTTATAGTAGGGGGatgttactttatttataataaaaaatatatagtggagaacccatgatgaattgtctcttcctcgattcctgccaagattctctcccctagtgcggttgcaacgactcctgtctgcgagctcgatacaggctcgagctcggtattggatcgagccctcggccttgagttcgagttcgacatttgggatgagtgtcaatcggtcagtgcatctccgacaaccttctTCTTGCCatgcggttcgatttggtcatgggctcgataatgacatcgagccgattcctcgatcggCCTTGGAGCTCGAGGTTTGTATGTACTATCCTCGGAACTCGTCTCGAGatctcacttcgatcgcttaccattcgaGCTCGAACAAACATAcggaggccgaaatctatttcgaccgtatacagatagtcccctcgtttctcaggaagaatgtggtgagaagcgatatgatttccgacggctcgatcggattataagctgacgttttcacTGGGCTCGATCGTAATGTATGTGATAGCTGTctcgtcgatttagtctttcaaggtatttaatgcacgtCAGACGGTGGTCAGCcactgctgatactgaaccgccacggtataagcctataaatagcccttccatttatcatttaccacttttacatcctcattctcccaaattttcttactctttctgcctCTGTTTCGCCGCTTGTAGAGCCGCCTTCACCAGCGTTTGGCACCATCAAccttttattttcctttgcttttctttctcttacatcaatggcaaaaacttcaaaaaccgtacctcagaaggagaaagcttcctcttcacggccgtccggcgacaaggcgccggtggagccgcctccccatgagtatgttcctggcccgtgtactctgaagatcgattttaaggttgaaaatccttcgtctgttccgggtcgatgtgagcatgtgtcgatgtacatgtgctcgataacagaggGCTATTTCGAGGTTGTGAGGAAAGACTGCAATTGGGGTTCCGAgattgtgttgcaaattccctctcccgaagagagcgtcatcactcacgtggaggggtttttaagtttttatacttaccccttcacgttaggtcccgtcgacccagtgatcattgattttttcAAAAGATATCAagtcaccctcggtcaaattcatccttctctatggcatatagtaaccttacttcgcttcttctccgaTAAAGCCGGAGGGCTGGATTTTACCCTAAATCACCTTATACGATTGTATctgcctcaaatctttcgaggactaatcaggcttcatCGTCGAGCATCGAaagctttgatgtcgagcatcgacaaagacaaggatcggggttagatgggccgttatattcgggtgaggacccatgatctcattccggaagagaagatgtcgttccctgaggaATGTAATTTCGATCGTAAGTGGTTTTCATAAGGCGTTGCTTTTTGTATCTTTCTCCGATTCTATCTgatatctttctccgatatacagctgccccttggatgccacaagcggtacccgacctcgaggattgggttcagaagttagcctcgacttcctcatATGctgaacgcgcttggcgtgatttggtaAAAGGTAGATAGGatgccaaaaatcacggtaagggtCACTTCTCGTGTTCATCGAAATGTTTTTaatgctccattcgttaccggtttcctttcatgcaggtgtaaccaaggatgccattttgaggccttcgagtggtgaagaaggaaccaagtccccggtcccggaaccggggaaagataagaagcgaaaagccaTCTCTCGGCCAGAGAAccctaagcccaaaactcgaagggtgaggaggaaggcaatcgctctttcgatggactcggtccaacgactgagagaaaaagaagaagacgatacctcggctttggtgatccgatctgcgaaagctatcgaggtcgcTAGACTTTCTGAGCTGATGCCGGTTATACCAGTCTAGGTCAGTTCCGGtaccccgagtctcgatcagagcATCCCGAGCGGTTCGTTTGGACTATGAtagtgggtcatttgccttctcttctGAACTTTTCttaggaggcgttaaaggaagctcgagaattgaaaaCCCCCAATATGgacggaggctctagtgtaggggacccttttcaggattgctttactggagtcgatgatgcctccgacaTCAGTGACActtctcttctcctagaagaggcccaatgtttcatttctcgggtaatgattttactgtgcTTGGCTTCATATTCTTTTCTaaacttgacttgtgttttttccctactgtgcaggccattagcaggtttcgagtcgacctcagccagtgtgaggccgagcttcagaaggtctcgggggagaaaGATgctctgcggcttctttgcagccaaaaggatgaTGCTATAAAGGACCTCTAtgcagatttggctaaggctcatgaagaagaggccgaactagataaacacgtgagcctcgttctgttagagtatgggtttgacccaactgtggaagctaaTCCTTCATTGTCTCAGCtacagcaaaaggttgaaaagatagggttgcttcgggaagaagtcgatcaaatcaaggccgaatgtaaccggtggaaggagactatcgaccgcctggctgcaTAAAAATaaaccatcttggccaaattattatcgtCCAAAgttcagcttcgaagcgtcaagcaaaagggttcggctcaggCCAAAAGGATCaaggagcttgaaacacgacttgctgaggccaaggcggaggttgagtcatcgaaagtcaTGGCAGACAAGTCCATTAccgtgtatcgggctgatgctgaggctgctcaaatggaggCAAGAGAGACAGCGaatactgccgacactcgagcacattgggttgccgaacttgctaagtgtcgatctcggagggagaccctcaaggagatacatgctcgaggtttcgaccttgccGAAGatataaaaagggctaaagagctcgaagctgaacCTGAAGCTTTGGcttttgatgatgatgataatgaaggtagcaagagcgggtccgaaggggggggggggagggagcccggtggagaagagaccgctctgGATGATAAccagaagcttagcccttagcttctTCTATGTTGCATTAATTTATGTAAACCACCCTTGTATatctatacaaatatctttttcttttactgccTTGTATCATgaagatttcattcatgccttgcgGATGGTTTTATGAGGATTTAGGTGATTTCATCGAATTCGGCCTTCGTAGcctttatggccgagtgagtattcgctcgagctcgaaataaaagtagcccacaggcttagtggtcgagtgggcGCTTTCCCGAACTcgaaaaataaaagtagctcacaggtttagtagtcgagtgaacgtTTGAACTCGAAGCAAGATAGACTTTAGGCTTTGATAagtgagtgagtgattgtttcgaactcgaactcaaagtatattaGCCTGTAGATTTttacgatcgagtgagtgattgctcgaactcgaagtaagatatcccttaggcttttaataattgagcgagtgattgtttcgaactcgaactcagaatatcttagcccgtaggttttttatgactgagtgagtgattgtttcgaactcgaactcagatagcctttaggctttaatttgagtgagtgattgtttcgaactcgaactcaaaatatcttagcccgtaggctttttgagtgagtgattgtttcgaactcgaactcagatagattttaggctttaatttgagtaagtgattatttcgaactcgaactcagaatatcttagcccgtaggcttttgaTTATCGCTATCAAAAATCCCTTTGATGAtggttggcctttaagcctgtttgaatcatgaagcaagAAAATCTTTTCAAAGTAAGAGATATCTAAAAAAGAAgttctcctttataagtcattacacATGTGTTTGTATCTTTTGCCAGAGTCCGAGTAAAACTACGTGGGCATGgctcgttttgaccatttggcccttacacttttctctatcgagaccctattTGTCATGAGTTTGATATGGTGCAACTTTCTTgtgccgaacttgatttattcgcttggtagccccccagtatcctaggttgattatgaaggagcTTCAGATACTGTTGATTTATCCCCGagtagcacatagttgttgtctcgttaaaaaccttgtcggaaaaACCCATTCGGGATAAAAGCGAAActtgagggaaaaagagtataaCGCGTGCTTTGAAACCTGAGGTCTTGATGTTTTTCGTCGAATTCCTGCAATAAGTTAGTGTCGACTGTACGTATGTAGATGATAGAGGataaaatcataccttaacagtagtatcgtttgagaagcgatatgttccaattgtttggtaatggttttccatccattgctgcaagtttataagaccctttcccgactatatcgaggacttgatagggccCTTCCCAATTTgcgccgagcttcccttcattaggatctcgagtgttaacggtgaccttccttaggaccaagtccccgaccttgaaatggcggaggttggttcttctattgtagtacctttcaattcgttgtttttgtgcagccattcgaactaGTGCCACCtatcatttttcatctaataattcgaggctagtattcattgcctcgtagttcgattcttCTGATGTATATCAAAACCTTGCgcttggttccccgacttcgaccgaaATTAGAGATTCGAATCCATACACTAGGGAAAATGTGGTTGCTCATAtactggatttagatgttgtccgatatgcccaaaggacttcaggcAAAATTTTTCTCCACTTttctttagcttcgttcaatcttttctttatgttttggatgataatcttgttcgttgattcagcctgtccgttcccactaggatgatatggtgtagacggtattctttttaatttatggtcttcgaggaatttcgtcactctACCGCCGATAAATTGTCTACCATTGTCGCATGTTATTTCTGCTGGTATCCCAAATCTACGcacgatgtggtcccagatgaaatctataacctctttttctctcaccttttcgaacgcctgtgcttcaacctatttagagaaatagtcagtcataaacagaatgaatttagctttacctggggccgatggtagggggccgacgatatccattccccatttcatgaatggccagggagaaatgaccgaatgaagctgctctccgggttggtggatcattggtgcaaacctttgacatttatcacattttcgaacgaactccttagtgtcct
Encoded proteins:
- the LOC138907382 gene encoding COP1-interactive protein 1-like, producing the protein MSFPEESAPWMPQAVPDLEDWVQKLASTSSYAERAWRDLVKGVTKDAILRPSSGEEGTKSPVPEPGKDKKRKAISRPENPKPKTRRVRRKAIALSMDSVQRLREKEEDDTSALVIRSAKAIEVARLSELMPEALKEARELKTPNMDGGSSVGDPFQDCFTGVDDASDISDTSLLLEEAQCFISRAISRFRVDLSQCEAELQKVSGEKDALRLLCSQKDDAIKDLYADLAKAHEEEAELDKHVSLVLLEYGFDPTVEANPSLSQLQQKLRSVKQKGSAQAKRIKELETRLAEAKAEVESSKVMADKSITVYRADAEAAQMEARETANTADTRAHWVAELAKCRSRRETLKEIHARGFDLAEDIKRAKELEAEPEALAFDDDDNEGSKSGSEGGGGREPGGEETALDDNQKLSP